The DNA segment CgacaacttttttttaattaaatataaatacgttatgaatttctttattttttagattatttggTATTAgcgtaaataataaaaatatataaacttgttttatataagataaatatattcataattttaaaagtatattttaaatataagtataaaaaagtagatatattttatacattgcACGTATAGATAcactaatttataaatatagagAAAAGGAATCTGTTTACACCAAAGATTTATATATTGGTGAATAAATTATCATGCGTGACAAATTTCATCAATCCAACCGTTAattaatgttatatttttttttatagtcaAAGTTTTAAGGGCGGAGTTTAGTTGAGACAATGGGGCTATgatcattttcaaattttttataaaaaaaaattagttctaTTTGCATTTTGCAGTTCTTTATTCAACTCTATTCAACAAGAAGTTCTCTTGATTGATAGATTAATTTGTCTGATATTAACTCTTTCAGTATCTACAGTTACTACATTATTTtcatcaatgaaaataatgaagaaagaaagtgaaaaagaaattgtTGAAAAGTTTagttctaatttaattattgaaGATTTCAAGTCACTAAAGATTCGAAGAGTaccattataaattattttatattttttatttatagaattatttatttattatcttactagtaacaaacttaaaaaataattatattataaattctattttaatataaatattattattaaattttaatgttaaattttttgctcttccaaaattttatttcaaattctgACACTAGTCAATCTTGTCAAATTTCAGAAAGTCCAAACATCATAGATATATAATATAGGATAAAACacatacataaattaaacacataataatattatataaaagtctCAAACTAAATAACCTCATGTATATGTTTTTGTTTATAattctatataaatcgaattcattaaatttgaattaattcttaTAATATTAAATCGAATCAATATAATTCGAACTAACAGTGCACTACTACATCAAATGAGATAACTTCGATTTATATTTTCATACGTTTGGAATGTTTGGAATATAATCTAATAGTTGTATTGAGTTATATTTGTGAAATAACCATATTAAATATACTTAAAAGaatcaattatttatataaaatatatttaaaatataaactatatataaaaaataaattatatgtttatacacaaatatgtaataatttatttggtgaattatttttgtatatacaTACGCAAAAATAAAGTACTATAATGGCATATCAAATTAATTCAaaagtttataaaatttcgtggcttaaataaattttgttagttcttacaattttgtttttggttttagTCTAATAAAATTCAacatatttctattattttatccTTTGTATTAGTTTATCTACCAAACCTATATGTTTCGATGAATAATTCTTGTATTCTTATGTGTTTATTTTCATAGAAATCTATGTGTATGTTAACATAGACCTGAATAATGTTGACTGTAGACACATGGATTCATATGCAAGAGTTACCCACTAAGTTGGTTAACTCTACTAGTCATTGTGTTGGTATCCTATCTTTTACGGTAAAAACTAAactgcagtcgacttcacgtgaaccgttagatgatttgactaatttgactaaatttttatttaccagctcttaaatatcaacttcacgagAAGTCGACTTGgcttcacctgagttttcatCATCTTTAATTTATGGAGCAAAGGTGAAAATGCAGTGCATGAGCAAAATGGATTTATCGCCATATAAATGACAAGAAGTCAAAAAATGAGAAGGTTATTCtgttagtaattattattataaggaCTACACTTGTTAATTTGAGCCCAAACACCGCGTGGAATGAAGTTGTGAAAGTGAAAGGTCATGGGAAGCGCTCTGTATCCGGATACGGTGAGTGTTTCTGGAATCCAGCCATCAACTCCATCTCTGTACAGTTCTGCGTAGCACACCTGCTTGATACATGGCCCCCCGTACAAGTCCACTCTGTCCTTTCTGCACCTACTGAACCTCCCTGACGATGGATCCTCCAGCCTTGCAACGTATACTCCATTCCCATCAGCGTCGCGTAATCTAATGCTGATTGAATCCCTCGTATACGTCGGCGAATCGCAGCTTGTGCTGATGGTCAGTGAGTAAATGCACCCACCACCACCACGCCTATTCTACACcattcatatatatacattACAAAGTAATCAACAAAGCAGTTCAATTCatctatatattaaaattaccGGCTGCGGCTGCGGCTGCGGCTGCGGCTGCGTTCGGGTTCTGTTTCTGTGGTGCTTCAAGAGTGATGCATTTACTCTACCTGCTGGCTTTGCTTCCGACAAGGCACCAATGATGCAAAATGTGATGACTATTGAGCTTACTGATGCTTTCATCTTTTTGTTCATCACTTTTTCTAACTACTTAACTTTTATTGATTACTCAAGGACTTCACCATTTAATTTATTCGCAACTACTTTCTTAGTTACTTCTATATAAAGGACTAAGAAACctcaataatttattatattatatattttctgtGCCCATTTCCTTTCATCAAAGGCCGACCGTTCAAGTAAACAAATCATATATGAATTAACATATGCAAATGTTTTCATCAAAATATTCTCTATGCTATTTTAAAAGTTGAACTAACCTTTCAGTATTTGCTATAAGGCAAGAAACGAAACCAATATTATTTAATTCTGACCCCCGGGGGGGGGAAtatagaataaaaacaaaaataagctAGTCTTATACAGAAAATCCAACATTAGGCCCATTACAGAAGAAACTCATAGAAAAGGGTTAACAGTAGGCCCACTAGATTCCTAGTTTATTAGATGTTGTTGGGCTAGAAGGAAGGCCCACTAGGCGGAAGCAGTGGAGGCGGAATAACGATAACAGTAGTCAAAGCCATACCAAACGCCGTAAGGAATGAAAGCGTTGTAGTAGA comes from the Arachis duranensis cultivar V14167 chromosome 7, aradu.V14167.gnm2.J7QH, whole genome shotgun sequence genome and includes:
- the LOC107459641 gene encoding embryo-specific protein ATS3A; the protein is MNKKMKASVSSIVITFCIIGALSEAKPAGRVNASLLKHHRNRTRTQPQPQPQPQPNRRGGGGCIYSLTISTSCDSPTYTRDSISIRLRDADGNGVYVARLEDPSSGRFSRCRKDRVDLYGGPCIKQVCYAELYRDGVDGWIPETLTVSGYRALPMTFHFHNFIPRGVWAQINKCSPYNNNY